A genomic segment from Spinacia oleracea cultivar Varoflay chromosome 3, BTI_SOV_V1, whole genome shotgun sequence encodes:
- the LOC110794052 gene encoding CDPK-related kinase 5 isoform X2: MGMCTSKPPPETYHSDPKPPEDGTNQQPPPRNSVESQTKKSPFFGIYSPSPAHYLFSKKSPLWSPATNASSNSNPNTPKRFFKRPFPPPSPAKHIKAVLARRQGTVKPNSSGVGGSIPEGSESGGGASGVGLDKRFGFSKHFGDKYEVGEEVGRGHFGYTRVATAKKGDLKGQQVAVKIIPKTKMTTAIAIEDVRREVKILKGLAGHGNLIKIYDAYEDNDNVYIVMELCRGGELLDRILSRGGKYSEDDAKAVLIQILNVVSFCHLQGVVHRDLKPENFLFMSKDEDSSLKAIDFGLSDFVKPDEKLNDIVGSAYYVAPEVLHRSYTTEADVWSVGVIAYILLCGSRPFWARTESGIFRAVLKADPSFDEPPWPSLSLEAKDFVKRMLNKDPRKRITAAQALCHPWLRNQGEVKVPLDILVFKLLKIYMRSSSLRKAALKALSKTLTVDELFYLKEQFSLLQPSKNGTISLDNIKEALMKNATDAMKESRAHEILTSLTALQYRKMDFEEFGAAALSVYQLEALERWDQHARCAYELFEKDGNRPIMIEELASELGLGSNIPVHAVLHDWIRHTDGKLSFLGFVKLLHGVSSRTLIKPH; the protein is encoded by the exons atgggTATGTGTACTTCTAAACCACCGCCGGAAACCTATCATTCCGATCCAAAACCACCGGAAGATGGAACTAATCAGCAACCTCCCCCGAGAAATTCCGTCGAAAGCCAGACAAAAAAATCCCCGTTTTTCGGGATCTACAGTCCCAGTCCAGCTCACTACCtattctcaaagaaatcaccTCTATGGTCTCCCGCTACAAATGCgagttcaaattcaaatcccAACACCCCGAAACGTTTCTTCAAACGGCCGTTTCCTCCGCCTTCCCCGGCGAAACACATAAAAGCTGTTCTCGCGAGAAGACAGGGGACAGTGAAGCCTAACAGCAGCGGCGTCGGGGGTTCGATTCCCGAGGGAAGTGAAAGTGGTGGTGGTGCAAGTGGCGTGGGTTTGGATAAAAGATTTGGATTTTCCAAGCATTTTGGGGATAAGTATGAAGTTGGTGAAGAAGTTGGGCGAGGGCATTTTGGGTATACTAGGGTTGCTACCGCTAAAAAGGGTGATTTGAAGGGCCAACAAGTCGCTGTTAAGATCATCCCcaaaaccaag ATGACCACGGCTATTGCTATTGAAGATGTTAGGAGGGAGGTAAAAATCTTAAAAGGCCTTGCTGGACATGGCAATCTCATAAAAATTTACGATGCATATGAAGACAATGATAATGTTTACATAGTGATGGA GTTGTGTCGAGGAGGGGAGTTACTGGACAGAATACTTTCAAG GGGTGGGAAATACTCAGAAGACGATGCCAAGGCTGTGTTAATTCAGATTTTAAATGTTGTCTCATTCTGCCACCTGCAAGGGGTGGTACATCGAGATCTCAAACCAGAG AATTTCCTCTTTATGTCAAAGGACGAAGATTCATCATTGAAGGCCATTGACTTTGGCTTGTCAGATTTTGTTAAACCAG ATGAGAAGTTAAATGACATTGTTGGGAGTGCATATTATGTTGCCCCAGAAGTTCTACACAGATCTTATACCACAGAGGCTGATGTTTGGAGCGTGGGTGTAATTGCATATATTCTACTGTGTGGAAGTAGACCATTCTGGGCACGTACAGAATCTGGTATCTTTAGAGCTGTCCTGAAAGCTGATCCAAGTTTTGATGAACCACCTTGGCCTTCTTTGTCCTTGGAGGCGAAAGACTTTGTCAAGCGCATGCTAAACAAAGATCCAAGAAAACGAATTACTGCTGCTCAAGCTCTAT GCCATCCCTGGCTTAGAAATCAAGGAGAAGTAAAAGTTCCTCTTGATATACTCGTCTTCAAACTTCTTAAGATTTACATGCGTTCGTCTTCTCTTCGCAAAGCTGCTTTGAAG GCTCTGTCGAAAACATTGACAGTTGATGAACTTTTTTACTTAAAGGAGCAGTTTTCACTACTGCAACCTAGCAAAAACGGAACAATAAGTTTGGACAATATTAAAGAG GCCTTGATGAAAAATGCAACAGATGCCATGAAGGAGTCACGTGCTCATGAAATTTTGACCTCT TTAACTGCACTTCAGTATAGAAAAATGGATTTTGAGGAATTCGGTGCAGCTGCCTTAAGTGTGTATCAACTCGAAGCTCTTGAAAGATGGGATCAGCATGCTCGTTGTGCCTATGAACTTTTTGAGAAGGATGGTAACAGACCCATCATGATTGAAGAGCTAGCTTCA GAGCTTGGGCTGGGGTCGAACATACCAGTTCATGCTGTCCTTCATGATTGGATTCGGCATACTGATGGGAAGCTGAGCTTTCTTGGTTTTGTCAAACTACTACATGGAGTGTCATCCAGGACTCTCATTAAACCTCATTAA
- the LOC130470119 gene encoding uncharacterized protein, whose amino-acid sequence MGEEWSMVFSITCWWLWRWRNARSFDSNPNIPIDQLSFIFARVGTVKKAFERSLGVVDKPATRRREVFIRRKHPGEGWVKLNTDGAAKGNPGAAGQSSRNYRNGGGSGGWATTPVRKGEWGLVAAVVGSNEEGGGSAGKGNTGLVVAAAVGSNEEDGGSAGEGNVIGEEGGVGFGGGGMAAVGFGGGGVLSPLIRWCCEDEGHVVA is encoded by the exons ATGGGTGAGGAGTGGTCTATGGTGTTCTCTATAACATGTTGGTGGTTATGGAGGTGGAGGAATGCTAGGAGTTTTGACTCCAATCCTAACATCCCAATCGACCAACTTAGTTTCATCTTTGCTAGAGTAGGAACGGTGAAGAAGGCATTTGAGCGTAGTTTGGGTGTGGTGGATAAACCGGCTACGAGGAGAAGGGAGGTCTTTATTAGGCGGAAACATCCAGGTGAAGGGTGGGTTAAACTAAATACGGATGGGGCAGCTAAGGGCAATCCGGGAGCAGCAGGG CAATCTAGTCGCAATTATCGTAACGGAGGGGGAAGTGGGGGGTGGGCAACGACGCCGGTGAGGAAGGGGGAGTGGGGTTTGGTGGCGGCGGTAGTGGGGAGCAATGAGGAAGGTGGGGGAAGTGCAGGGAAGGGAAACACGGGtttggtggtggcggcggcAGTGGGGAGCAATGAGGAAGATGGGGGAAGTGCGGGGGAGGGAAACGTCATCGGTGAGGAAGGGGGAGTGGGGTTTGGTGGTGGCGGCATGGCGGCGGTGGGGTTTGGTGGTGGTGgcgttctctctcctctaattcGTTGGTGCTGCGAGGATGAAGGTCATGTGGTTGCTTAA
- the LOC110794052 gene encoding CDPK-related kinase 5 isoform X1, whose amino-acid sequence MGMCTSKPPPETYHSDPKPPEDGTNQQPPPRNSVESQTKKSPFFGIYSPSPAHYLFSKKSPLWSPATNASSNSNPNTPKRFFKRPFPPPSPAKHIKAVLARRQGTVKPNSSGVGGSIPEGSESGGGASGVGLDKRFGFSKHFGDKYEVGEEVGRGHFGYTRVATAKKGDLKGQQVAVKIIPKTKMTTAIAIEDVRREVKILKGLAGHGNLIKIYDAYEDNDNVYIVMELCRGGELLDRILSRGGKYSEDDAKAVLIQILNVVSFCHLQGVVHRDLKPENFLFMSKDEDSSLKAIDFGLSDFVKPGLSFYFLRFCKWVVLQICNMYSYIADEKLNDIVGSAYYVAPEVLHRSYTTEADVWSVGVIAYILLCGSRPFWARTESGIFRAVLKADPSFDEPPWPSLSLEAKDFVKRMLNKDPRKRITAAQALCHPWLRNQGEVKVPLDILVFKLLKIYMRSSSLRKAALKALSKTLTVDELFYLKEQFSLLQPSKNGTISLDNIKEALMKNATDAMKESRAHEILTSLTALQYRKMDFEEFGAAALSVYQLEALERWDQHARCAYELFEKDGNRPIMIEELASELGLGSNIPVHAVLHDWIRHTDGKLSFLGFVKLLHGVSSRTLIKPH is encoded by the exons atgggTATGTGTACTTCTAAACCACCGCCGGAAACCTATCATTCCGATCCAAAACCACCGGAAGATGGAACTAATCAGCAACCTCCCCCGAGAAATTCCGTCGAAAGCCAGACAAAAAAATCCCCGTTTTTCGGGATCTACAGTCCCAGTCCAGCTCACTACCtattctcaaagaaatcaccTCTATGGTCTCCCGCTACAAATGCgagttcaaattcaaatcccAACACCCCGAAACGTTTCTTCAAACGGCCGTTTCCTCCGCCTTCCCCGGCGAAACACATAAAAGCTGTTCTCGCGAGAAGACAGGGGACAGTGAAGCCTAACAGCAGCGGCGTCGGGGGTTCGATTCCCGAGGGAAGTGAAAGTGGTGGTGGTGCAAGTGGCGTGGGTTTGGATAAAAGATTTGGATTTTCCAAGCATTTTGGGGATAAGTATGAAGTTGGTGAAGAAGTTGGGCGAGGGCATTTTGGGTATACTAGGGTTGCTACCGCTAAAAAGGGTGATTTGAAGGGCCAACAAGTCGCTGTTAAGATCATCCCcaaaaccaag ATGACCACGGCTATTGCTATTGAAGATGTTAGGAGGGAGGTAAAAATCTTAAAAGGCCTTGCTGGACATGGCAATCTCATAAAAATTTACGATGCATATGAAGACAATGATAATGTTTACATAGTGATGGA GTTGTGTCGAGGAGGGGAGTTACTGGACAGAATACTTTCAAG GGGTGGGAAATACTCAGAAGACGATGCCAAGGCTGTGTTAATTCAGATTTTAAATGTTGTCTCATTCTGCCACCTGCAAGGGGTGGTACATCGAGATCTCAAACCAGAG AATTTCCTCTTTATGTCAAAGGACGAAGATTCATCATTGAAGGCCATTGACTTTGGCTTGTCAGATTTTGTTAAACCAGGTTTGTCATTTTATTTCTTACGCTTTTGCAAATGGGTTGTCCTCCAAATCTGTAATATGTACTCGTATATTGCAGATGAGAAGTTAAATGACATTGTTGGGAGTGCATATTATGTTGCCCCAGAAGTTCTACACAGATCTTATACCACAGAGGCTGATGTTTGGAGCGTGGGTGTAATTGCATATATTCTACTGTGTGGAAGTAGACCATTCTGGGCACGTACAGAATCTGGTATCTTTAGAGCTGTCCTGAAAGCTGATCCAAGTTTTGATGAACCACCTTGGCCTTCTTTGTCCTTGGAGGCGAAAGACTTTGTCAAGCGCATGCTAAACAAAGATCCAAGAAAACGAATTACTGCTGCTCAAGCTCTAT GCCATCCCTGGCTTAGAAATCAAGGAGAAGTAAAAGTTCCTCTTGATATACTCGTCTTCAAACTTCTTAAGATTTACATGCGTTCGTCTTCTCTTCGCAAAGCTGCTTTGAAG GCTCTGTCGAAAACATTGACAGTTGATGAACTTTTTTACTTAAAGGAGCAGTTTTCACTACTGCAACCTAGCAAAAACGGAACAATAAGTTTGGACAATATTAAAGAG GCCTTGATGAAAAATGCAACAGATGCCATGAAGGAGTCACGTGCTCATGAAATTTTGACCTCT TTAACTGCACTTCAGTATAGAAAAATGGATTTTGAGGAATTCGGTGCAGCTGCCTTAAGTGTGTATCAACTCGAAGCTCTTGAAAGATGGGATCAGCATGCTCGTTGTGCCTATGAACTTTTTGAGAAGGATGGTAACAGACCCATCATGATTGAAGAGCTAGCTTCA GAGCTTGGGCTGGGGTCGAACATACCAGTTCATGCTGTCCTTCATGATTGGATTCGGCATACTGATGGGAAGCTGAGCTTTCTTGGTTTTGTCAAACTACTACATGGAGTGTCATCCAGGACTCTCATTAAACCTCATTAA
- the LOC110794055 gene encoding uncharacterized protein, translated as MVDVDIACQKLSSLPFTGFCGVDAVGLSGGLVLLWSSDVQLVLVSVSSRFVLCKITNVNNEISYMLFVYGAPHYSDRWPVWEKISSIIAEFPNIILIGDFNQVEFLDDKLGGSTHIQGRHEFINWRLDNGLIDIPFSGSPFTWTNGRHDNSITFERLDKAYASDTWFQVFLDASLLHQPLLLSDHAAIILRTDCVLSSSRPYRIENWCLQAKQVVDFIVATWAQQFLGSPMFSVSSKLNVIRRFMLSWCVQNKLMWGINWRQLSSEVFNAAVSLSPGPSASLFITTRDECVARAQATFMYWRQRSKVKWDAFGDCHSKLLFSSVQARKRKNRILSLQDTAGRWISSAHGLRSLIFDFYSDLFQVYGLADPLVYDWSQVQLPELSSSDKDFLMTPFTPEDIRRQCLILEIPSLQGLMGFPHPSLRPTGALLALKLMSDDCLIAHELISFINAAKARKKFFAVLKLDMNKAYDRVRWDFLFQALQAFGFPPYWVLVNGEPSRSFQPRCGLRQGDPLSPYLFVLCMEVLSAFLRQAESQRLIEGISIARGRRLFPIFSLQMTPFCSSGSISGQMRNHQKSFVKFSPNTPPDYRDYLASSLRLTQKTSLGPYLGVPVDLVRSKCSAFYDLVDKIARRIANFTSLRLSSATKLISFVLGFGGGQNPESKGIALVSASSFHLPRGMGGLGIRKVRAFNQALLEKSAWRMVHHPQLLISRLFKARYPALSLQNCNPRVSRPSWGFWSIVQGFQVLDLGIA; from the exons ATGGTCGATGTAGATATTGCGTGTCAAAAGCTGTCTTCCCTTCCCTTTACAGGTTTTTGCGGGGTAGATGCGGTAGGTCTAAGTGGTGGTTTGGTCCTTTTGTGGTCTTCAGATGTACAGTTAGTGCTAGTTTCAGTATCTAGTCGTTTTGTACTTTGTAAAATTACGAATGTAAATAATGAAATAAGCTATATGCTGTTTGTGTACGGCGCTCCTCACTACTCTGACAGGTGGCCAGTTTGGGAAAAAATCTCTTCAATTATTGCGGAATTCCCAAATATTATCCTTATTGGGGATTTCAACCAAGTTGAGTTTCTTGATGATAAACTTGGGGGTTCTACCCATATTCAAGGCAGGCATGAGTTTATAAACTGGCGTTTGGATAATGGTTTAATCGACATTCCATTCTCGGGTTCTCCTTTTACTTGGACAAATGGTAGGCATGATAATTCCATCACTTTTGAGCGCCTTGACAAAGCTTATGCCTCAGATACTTGGTTTCAGGTGTTCCTGGACGCCTCGCTTCTCCATCAACCTTTGTTACTTTCAGACCATGCTGCTATTATTTTACGTACTGATTGTGTTTTGAGTTCTTCTCGGCCTTATCGAATTGAGAACTGGTGCTTACAGGCAAAGCAAGTGGTTGATTTTATTGTAGCGACTTGGGCACAACAATTTTTAGGTTCACCTATGTTTTCTGTATCTTCAAAGTTAAACGTGATTAGGAGATTTATGTTATCCTGGTGTGTTCAAAATAAGCTTATGTGGGGTATCAACTGGAGACAGTTGTCTTCTGAGGTGTTTAATGCTGCTGTGTCGCTCAGTCCTGGGCCTTCGGCCAGTTTATTTATTACCACTCGGGATGAGTGTGTGGCTCGGGCGCAAGCTACTTTCATGTACTGGAGGCAACGATCTAAGGTTAAGTGGGATGCGTTTGGTGACTGTCATTCAAAATTGTTATTTTCTTCTGTACAAGCTAGGAAGCGGAAGAATCGTATCCTTAGTCTCCAGGATACGGCTGGCCGGTGGATTTCTTCTGCTCATGGCTTACGctctttgatttttgatttctaTTCCGACCTCTTCCAGGTCTATGGTCTTGCAGATCCGCTTGTTTATGACTGGAGTCAGGTTCAGTTGCCTGAACTTTCTTCTTCGGATAAGGATTTCTTGATGACACCTTTTACGCCGGAAGATATTCGGCGGCAATGTTTAATATTGGAGATTCCAAGTCTCCAGGGCCTGATGGGTTTTCCGCATCCTTCTTTAAGACCCACTGGGGCGTTGTTGGCGCTCAA GCTCATGTCGGATGATTGTTTAATTGCTCATGAGCTCATTTCTTTCATTAACGCTGCTAAGGCAAGGAAGAAATTTTTCGCCGTCCTAAAGTTAGACATGAATAAGGCCTATGACAGAGTTCGTTGGGACTTCTTGTTTCAAGCGCTGCAGGCTTTTGGGTTTCCGCCTTATTGG GTACTGGTTAATGGGGAGCCATCTCGTTCCTTTCAGCCAAGGTGTGGTCTGCGTCAAGGGGATCCCCTTTCCCCGTATCTTTTTGTCCTCTGTATGGAGGTTCTGTCTGCTTTCCTTCGTCAGGCGGAGTCTCAACGGCTTATTGAGGGGATTTCTATTGCCAGGGGGCGCCGCCTATTTCCCATCTTTTCTTTGCAGATGACTCCCTTTTGTTCTTCCGG CTCCATCTCGGGGCAAATGAGAAATCATCAGAAATCCTTTGTTAAGTTCAGCCCTAATACTCCCCCGGATTATCGGGATTACTTAGCTAGCTCTCTGAGGCTTACTCAAAAAACCTCGTTGGGCCCTTATCTGGGGGTGCCTGTGGATTTGGTCAGATCGAAATGTTCTGCTTTTTACGATCTTGTGGATAAGATTGCTCGACGGATTGCTAATTTCACTTCCTTGCGTCTTTCTTCGGCGACTAAGTTG ATCAGCTTTGTCTTAGGTTTTGGTGGAGGACAAAACCCAGAATCCAAGGGAATTGCCTTAGTCTCAGCCTCGTCGTTTCATCTTCCAAGGGGTATGGGAGGGCTGGGAATTAGGAAGGTTAGGGCTTTTAATCAGGCGCTTCTGGAAAAATCGGCCTGGAGAATGGTTCATCACCCTCAGCTACTTATTTCGCGTTTGTTTAAAGCTCGTTACCCTGCCTTATCTCTGCAGAATTGTAACCCTAGGGTCTCTCGTCCGTCTTGGGGTTTTTGGAGTATTGTGCAGGGTTTTCAGGTTCTGGATTTGGGAATTGCCTGA